A genomic region of Salvelinus namaycush isolate Seneca chromosome 7, SaNama_1.0, whole genome shotgun sequence contains the following coding sequences:
- the LOC120051506 gene encoding E3 ubiquitin-protein ligase TRIM39-like: MSTSSNVLSEEQFLCSICLDVFTEPVSIPCGHNFCKACIREYWNSTVLCQCPLCKDTFNRRPDLKTNTTLRDVADHFKRMKVTDREESSSKPGEVAQVQQMIQERLQKVKDIKYSVELSQRDAEREIAGSVEVFTALVRSIERSQGEVIEEVEEKQKAAERQAEGLIEELEQEITELLRRGTELDPLHQNSPSPIKDWSEISVHRDLHVGTVREALSQLDDTLLKEIEKLWDPELRRLRQWSVDVTLDPDTAHCKLIVSEDRKQVSYGDIRQILPDLPERFDSYLSVLGKEGFSSGRFYFEVQVRGKIEWQVGVARESIIRKGPTAVSPEGGLWALYMNRNKYVAKDTPPISLFLSQKPQKVGVFVDYKEGQISFYDVENRSHIYSFTGCSFTEKLYPYLNPCDNEGPNSAPLVISPVNHTD, translated from the coding sequence ATGTCCACCTCCAGCAATGTCCTGTCTGAAGAGCAGTTCCTGTGCTCTATCTGTCTGGATGTGTTCACTGAGCCAGTCTCTATTCCATGTGGACACAACTTCTGCAAGGCCTGTATCAGGGAATACTGGAACAGCACTGTCCTGTGCCAGTGTCCACTGTGTAAGGATACATTCAACAGAAGACCTGACCTAAAAACCAACACAACACTCAGAGATGTTGCAGATCATTTTAAGAGGATGAAGgtcacagacagagaggagtcctCTTCCAAGCCTGGAGAAGTAGCACAAGTGCAGCAGATGATCCAGGAGCGTCTGCAGAAGGTTAAGGACATCAAATACTCAGTAGAGCTCAgccagagagatgcagagagagagatagcaggaagTGTGGAGGTCTTCACTGCTCTGGTGCGCTCCATTGAGAGAAGTCAGGGTGAGGTTATTGAGGAGGTTGAAGAGAAGCAGAAAGCAGCTGAGAGGCAGGCTGAAGGGCTCATTGAAGAGCTGGAGCAGGAAATCACTGAGCTGCTGAGGAGAGGCACTGAGCTGGACCCCCTCCACCAGAACTCCCCATCCCCGATCAAggactggtctgagatcagtgtTCACAGGGATCTGCATGTAGGAACTGTGAGAGAAGCTCTGTCTCAGCTGGATGACACACTTCTGAAAGAGATAGAGAAGTTGTGGGATCCTGAGCTGAGGAGGTTACGGCAGTGGTCGGTGGATGTGACTCTGGACCCGGATACAGCACACTGCAAGCTCATTGTGTCGGAGGACAGGAAACAAGTGAGCTATGGAGACATACGGCAGATTCTCCCTGACCTCCCAGAGAGGTTTGATAGTTATCTATCGGTCCTGGGAAAGGAGGGCTTCTCCTCAGGGAGATTCTACTTTGAGGTTCAGGTTAGAGGGAAGATTGAATGGCAGGTAGGAGTGGCCAGAGAGTCCATCATCAGGAAGGGCCCAACAGCTGTAAGCCCCGAGGGTGGACTCTGGGCTCTGTATATGAATAGGAATAAGTATGTAGCCAAGGACACACCCCCTATCTCCCTCTTCCTGAGTCAGAAACCCCAGAAGGTGGGGGTGTTTGTGGATTACAAGGAGGGTCAGATCTCCTTTTATGATGTAGAAAACAGGTCTCATATCTACTCTTTCACTGGTTGTAGCTTCACTGAGAAACTATATCCATACTTGAACCCCTGTGATAATGAGGGTCCAAACTCAGCCCCATTGGTCATCTCTCCTGTCAATCACACTGACTGA
- the LOC120051505 gene encoding E3 ubiquitin-protein ligase TRIM39-like: protein MSTSSNVLSEEQFLCSICLDVFTEPVSIPCGHNFCKACIREYWSSTTLCQCPLCKDTFNRRPDLKTNTTLREVADHFKRMKVTDREESSSKPGEVAQVQQMIQERLQKVKEIKLSVELSQRDAEREIAGSVEVFTALVRSIERSQGEVIEEVEEKQKAAERQAEGLIEELEQEITELLRRGTELDHLHQNSPSLIKDWSEISIHRDLHVGTVRRALSQLDDTLLKEIEKLCDPELRRLRQWSVDVTLDPDTAHCKLIVSEDRKQVSYGDIRQILPDLPERFDSYLSVLGKEGFSSGRFYFEVQVRGKTEWQVGVARESIIRKGPTAVSPDGGLWALYMTGESKYEIKDTPPISLFLSQKPQKVGVFVDYEEGQISFYDVENRSHIYSFTGCSFTEKLYPYLNPCDNEGPNSAPLVISPDNHTD from the coding sequence ATGTCCACCTCCAGCAATGTCCTGTCTGAAGAGCAGTTCCTGTGCTCTATCTGTCTGGATGTGTTCACTGAGCCAGTCTCTATTCCATGTGGACACAACTTCTGCAAGGCCTGTATCAGGGAATACTGGAGCAGCACTACCCTGTGCCAGTGTCCACTGTGTAAGGACACATTCAACAGAAGACCTGACCTAAAAACCAACACAACACTCAGAGAAGTTGCAGATCATTTTAAGAGGATGAAGgtcacagacagagaggagtcctCTTCCAAGCCTGGAGAAGTAGCACAAGTGCAGCAGATGATCCAGGAGCGACTGCAGAAGGTTAAGGAGATAAAACTCTCAGTAGAGCTCAGccagagagacgcagagagagagatagcaggaagTGTGGAGGTCTTCACTGCTCTGGTGCGCTCCATTGAGAGAAGTCAGGGTGAGGTTATTGAGGAGGTTGAAGAGAAACAGAAAGCAGCTGAGAGGCAGGCTGAAGGGCTCATTGAAGAGCTGGAGCAGGAAATCACTGAGCTGCTGAGGAGAGGCACTGAGCTGGACCACCTCCACCAGAACTCCCCATCCCTGATCAAggactggtctgagatcagtatTCACAGGGATCTGCATGTAGGAACTGTGAGGAGAGCTCTGTCTCAGCTGGATGACACACTTCTGAAAGAGATAGAGAAGTTGTGTGATCCTGAGCTGAGGAGGTTACGGCAGTGGTCAGTGGATGTGACTCTGGACCCGGATACAGCACACTGCAAGCTCATTGTGTCGGAGGACAGGAAACAAGTGAGCTATGGAGACATACGGCAGATTCTCCCTGACCTCCCAGAGAGGTTTGATAGTTATCTATCGGTCTTGGGAAAGGAGGGCTTCTCCTCAGGGAGATTCTACTTTGAGGTTCAGGTTAGAGGGAAGACTGAATGGCAGGTAGGAGTGGCCAGAGAGTCCATCATCAGGAAGGGCCCAACAGCTGTAAGCCCTGATGGTGGACTCTGGGCTCTGTATATGACGGGTGAGAGTAAGTACGAGATCAAGGACACACCCCCTATCTCCCTCTTCCTGAGTCAGAAACCCCAGAAGGTGGGGGTGTTTGTGGATTACGAGGAGGGTCAGATCTCCTTTTATGATGTAGAAAACAGGTCTCATATCTACTCTTTCACTGGTTGTAGCTTCACTGAGAAACTATATCCATACTTGAACCCCTGTGATAATGAGGGTCCAAACTCAGCCCCATTGGTCATCTCTCCTGACAATCACACTGACTGA